The sequence CCGGTCATTGCCCCACCATAAGGTTCAATGGCAGAGGGTGAATTGTGAGTTTCCACTTTTCCGCAGATAGCATGTCCATCATAAAATTCCATTACACCCGAATTATCAACAAAAGCTGAGAGCACCAAAGGGTGATTTGCTTGCTTGGTAGCCTCCTGAAGACGCTTCAACAGGGGCTTCTTTTCCCGGCCGTCAACAATTAACTTGGCCCGGAAGGTTTTATGACCACAGTGCTCCGACCAGGTTTGGGCAATGGTCTCAATTTCACAGTCAGTAGGATCACGGTCCAGGGAAATAAAATAAGTTTGAATTACCTTCATCTCTTCCAAATTTAAAAATAATTTATCTTTACTTAAATCTAAGAGTTCCTCATCATTCATTTTGCGAATAGGTACAATTTGAGTAATACCTGGCTGCCCCGAAATAACCAGTGTTTTCGGTTTTTCAGTTACCACTCTTTCTACCGTAGCATTAACCAGTAATTTATCGGTAATTTGTTTAATTTCATCGGGCGTAATACCAGTACCCCAAAAACCGTATTCCCAACTGGAGTCTGCAGCCACTAACCCTGTAATTCCCAAATCTTTAGCCGACTTTAAAATTGATGCCGCTTCCGGATTCATAACTCCGGGCTGATAGGCTACTTCCAGTAAAACATCAGCATCTTTTATAACAGATTGATTCACTTGATATGCTTGAAAAACTTCCTCTGCCAAAAGCTTGTTAGCTAAGAAATCGGCCTCATCAGCTGTTATCCCTTCAAAACGAAAAACTCGCGCCGTCCTAACTTTTTGGACACTGGAAATTCTTAAGGCATCTCTTATTTCATACAGTATTTCTTCTCCCTTAGGATCAGGTAGATAGGAATGATTTATTACTCTTACTTCCTGAATAGTCATATATTATCTCCCCTAGTTAATTCATTTTTGCTCGAATTTTGTTATTAATTCTTTCTACCAAATGCATTGTGGAATAGGTATGATAAATCCTTACAACAACACTTTCTATAAATCCATCCAGATCAACTAAGGTTTCATCAATCTCCATGTCAATTTCATATAACTCAAATATACTTTTATAAAATTGTTGTAAAATATTTAAACGTGTTTCTTTATTACCAATTTCATTCCATTTATAAAACGGGTCCTCTATATTACTTTCATAAATTACGTTTAATCGTTTTAAAAATAACTGGCGAAATTCTTCAAAAGTAGGTCTTTTATTGATGTTTGGATTCATAAAATAACGAACCTCCTTCCATTGACTATTGTATCATATTAGAGCCTTTATTGAATTTATAAATGTTTTATTGGAAAGATTATTTTATGAAAGTAATACCTATAATTTTAAATTTACCCTAAAAAAATATAAGTCTCCAAAAGTTGGAGACTATATAAATTATATATTATTAAAGAGGGCGTATGTGTTTTTGAAGTTATTTTTATAATATACCAAGTTCCCTTAATTTTTAAGTCTTTCCTTGTTAACTGCATTTTTTTGGAGGTTAGTAGCGATATCGATAACTGAACGGAAAAAATTGCTCTAATATATTTAAATATTAAATATAAAAGTGTTATTATATATCCAAATGATGCAATGTAAGGAGTGTTTACCATGATCAATCCAATTGCCGTACAAATAGGAAATATTCCAATTCACTGGTATGGTGTAATTATGGCCTCTGCTTTTTTAGCAGGCTTATTTGTCGCTTATCAAAGAGCTATAAAAACCGGCGTTAATCCGGAACACATTTTAAATATCGTAACCCTGGCTATACCGGCCGGTATAATCGGTGCACGAATCTATTATGTAATTTTTGAATGGGAACAATATCGCGATAACATATTTGAGGCACTGGCTGTTTGGCACGGTGGATTGGCTATTCACGGCGGTTTAATTGGTGGAATCCTGGTAGGATATTTATATGTAAGAAAACAACATTTAAATTTTTGGCAGCTAGGGGACCTGGTGGCACCCAGTATCATTTTAGGGCAAAGCATTGGCCGATGGGGTAACTTCATTAACCAAGAAGCCCACGGAGGACCCGTAAGCAAAAGTTTTATCAGTAACTTTCCCTCATTTATTCAGAACCAAATGTTTATTAACGGTCAGTATTATCACCCAACGTTTCTTTATGAGTCTTTATGGGATTTTAGTATATTTATTTTCCTTTATCTATATTTGGCCAGAAAAAAATTTCATGGCCAAATACTATTATTATACTTAGGACTATACTCCCTGGGTCGACTTTTTATAGAAGGTTTACGTACGGACAGCTTAATGTTAGGAAATATCCGTGTAGCTCAGCTAATGAGTCTAACACTAATCGCAATATCAATCGGCATGTATTTTTATAGAAGTTCTAAAGCAGATAAGTTTTAACACCTAATTTAATAAAGTTGGATAAGCGCTGGGCCTGAGTATATCTAATAAATCATACAGTTCTTCCTTAGGTTCATTTACCAGGGCCTCATCAACTACTTGTTTTGAAAGTTTTTCCATCCCGCTATAAGCATCATTTATAATAAGTGCCTTTGGTTTTAGCAGGTCCCGGATATCTACCTCAACCGGTATAGTTTCTTCAAATATACCCCAATCAGTCATTAATACCAATTGTCCTCTGTCCCTGACTACACCCAGAAAATCCCATAATTCCGGGGTAAAACCGATAGATAAACTTTCCTCATCGGAACCCCAGTTAACTACCAACACCACAATATAATCAAGATTATCAGTTTTAATTAAATCCCAACGAAACCAGTAGTTAATTTCTTCTCCACGGGAGATTCGGTCATACAAAGAAGTTAGGTAATCATCAACATTAGACATTATTAGTATTAATGCATCATCGAATTCTGCTACCAATTCCGGTAGAAGTACTTCTTGCATATTTTACACCCCCATGCTCTACCTTATATTTAGTATTACATACATATTACGAATTTTACAAGATGTTCTTAAAATAAATAACCCTACAGTGATAATAAACTTGTAGGGTTACTTATTTACTTAATTTTAATTATCGTACTTGTACAATCTTAAATTACTTTTTTAGAGCACGACCCAAAATCTGATACATCCGTTCAACCATAGTTCGTGGATCAATGATAAAACCTGCCGAGATTAGGGTATGATCGTAAATCTGCTCAGCAGCAATTTTAGCGAATTCTTCGTCCTTTTCACGCAATAATGCCAGCTGTTTGATAAGTTCATGATTAGGGTTGATTTCCAACACTTTTTTACCAATAGTATTATAATCTTTATTTACCACTTGCATTACTCGCTGCATACTACTAGTCATTAACTCATCGCTGTTTAATAAAATTGCAGGACTTTCTACCAGTCGTTTTGATTCCTTAACCTCACTGACTTTATCTCCAAGTGTTTGCTTCAGCCAATCGGCTAAGGACTTTGTAGTATCACTATCTAATGCATTAGCATTTTGCTGCACCTCTTTAACCTCAGTCTCCGGAAGTTCCAATTCAGCCTGATCAGCTGACACAAGTTTCTTTCCTTCATATTCCCCCAAATGAGTCATCAAAAAGTCATCAATAGGCTCGTGTGTATATATAACCTCAATATCCCGGGCACGAAACATTTCGAGATAAGGCCCCGCCTCAATAATTTCACGACTGGGTCCATTCATGTAATAGATATATTTCTGGTCGTCCTTCATTCTATTAGTATATTCCTCTAGAGAAATAAATTTACCATCTTCTGATTTAGAAGATTCAAAGCGTAAAAGCTTAACAATATCCTTGCGATGACCGAAATCAGATGTTGCTCCTTCTTTCAAAAACTTATCAAACTTTCTATAGAATTCAGCATATTTATCCGGATCATTTTTTGCCTGTTCATTAAGAAATTTAAGAACACGACCGGTAATAACCCGCCGCAGTTTACTGATCAAGGCACTGTCCTGCATGGTCTCCCTGGAAATATTAAGAGGTATTTCTTCACTATCCACCACACCTTTTATAAACCGTAGCCAATCGGGTAAGATACTTTCAGCATGCTGTTGAATCAATACTTTTCGGCAGTAGAGATTTACCCCCGTCTCCATACGGCCAAAACCGGCCCGCTCAAAATTATCTTTAGGTACGAATAAAATAGCATTAATAGAAATAGGAGCATCAGCGGAAAAATGAAGTCGATAATAAGGTTCATCAAAAGCATTGGCGATAAACTTATAGAACTCGGTATATTCTTCATCTTTAATTTCGTTTTTATTTTTTGTCCATAGAGCTTGTACAGTATTAACTTTTTCTCCCTCAACAAGGATCGGAAAAGAGACAAAGCTGGAGTACTGATTAATAATACGTTTAATGGTTTCCTTCCGGGCAAACTCGTAAGCATCTTCTTTAAGCTCCAATATAATTTTCGTTCCCCGCAGGAGATTCTCTACGGGACGAATAGTGTAACTCCCAACCCCTTCGGATGACCATTCATACCCCTCTGCATCAGGCCGATAAGAATGTGTCAGTACACGAACTTTTTTTGCTACCATAAAAGCTGAGTAAAAGCCTACTCCAAATTGACCAATTAAATTAACATCTTTCTTCACTGTTTCGGCCATATTACGCAAAAAATCTTTTGAACCTGAATGGGCAATAGTACCGAGATTTTCAACCAACTCATCTTCTGTCATACCAATTCCTGTATCAGTAATAGTAAGCGTGTGTTCTTTATCGTCTAGTTCTATTGAAATCTCTAATGGTAAATCTTTTTCATAAACATCTTCATTGGTTAGACTTTCATACCTAAGTTTCTCTAAAGCATCGGCTGCATTAGAGATTAACTCCCGTAAGAATATTTCCCGATCGGTATAAAGGGAATTTATAACAATATCCAGCAGTTGTTTAACTTCCGCCTGAAATTCTCTTGTTACAGGCTGCTTTGTCTTAGTATTACCAGACATACTAAAAACCCCCATTTTTTATTTTAAGAGAATTATGTATACTTATTAGCACTCACCTTAATTGAGTGCTAATATAAATAAATAGTAACAAACTATAAAACAAAAAGCAATTCTTTTCAGTTAGAAATTTTTAATATAGTTAATGTTTAAATTTAATTATTAAAAAATTTCTCTTACAAGCTCTTTCATATAAAATAAGTCTAAATATATACCTAGTTAAAAAATGCCCAAAACGCTTACCATTTTATTCATATACATACATATTTTATCTTCCTTTAGCTGGTTGACTGTATTAAAATTGTGACTGGTACAGTAACTTAAATTAAGGATGTGTTTAATATGGCCAAACAGAGAAAAAAAGTACCTGAATTAACTGTTAGTGGATTTAAGTATGACAAGGAGCTTGCCAGAGTTCCAATTAAAGTTTTTCCTGCCCTGCAAGCATTAATAGCTAATCAACTTGACTTAATGGAAATAGCTGAAAAGCACCAGCCTGATAAATTTATATTTCTTGAAGCTCATAAGAGTGAATTGGCTGAAGTTGAGGAAACCATTTCTAAGGCCCACTCATTATATTTTGAAAAAAAAGAAAGAGAAAAAGCCAAAAGGGCTGAAAAAAGAAAGACTCAGCCCTTAATAGAGGATTCTTCTTCCGGCAAAACCTTTATTAAAAATCCGGAATTCGGGGATTATGAACTTGCAGTAGATACTATAGAGACCGAACCACCATCACTGGATGAACTTGCTTCTAAAATAAGCCCGGGGCTGCCATCATCAAAATATGAATCCCGTAAGCCCACTCCACGGCCGGAGGAAAAAATAGACCTAAGAAGAATTGCTGTGGGGGCATCAATAAAAGCATTACAAGGACTATTGAATCGTGAACTTACTGAAAAAGAAATTACTGCAATAGAAAAGGAAATCGACTCTTATTTGTAAAAAATACATCTTTCGGGTAAGAGCATAGTAAATAGACAGAGGCAACAGTTTAGCCTCTGCCTATTTATTATCTAACAGCGCTAATCCCACTCAGGTACCCTGTTGAGAAAGCTATTTGTAAGTTATAACCCCCTGTCAAAGCATCTACATCAATAACTTCTCCGGCAAAAAACAGCCCTTTAACAATTTTTGATTCCAGAGTGGACGGGTTAATTTCCTTTGTATTAATGCCTCCGCTGGTGACAATTGCCTCGTTTAACGGCCTGGTTCCGGTTACAGTTAGCTCCAGGTTCTTTAAAGTATACACCAATTGTTCCCGCTCTTTTTTAGTAATCTGGTTTACTTGTTTATGGATATCCAGGCCGGACAAATTTAAAATAACAGGAATTATTCTTTGGGGAAGCAGATCATCAAGCGAATTCTTCAGATGTTTTCCCGCATATTTATCAAAATCTCTTAGGAGACGAGCATCAAGTTGTTCCTTTGACAAAGCCGGCTTTAAATCAATTCTCAGTGTTATATGATTATCAAGGTATTTTCTTATATAACTACTTATACTTAAAATAATGGGACCGGACACACCAAAATGCGTGAACAACATTTCACCAAACTGTTCTGCTTTGACCCTGTTATTTATAATCGCCTGAACAGTCACATTTTTTAAAGACAGCCCCTGTAAATCTTCAACCCATTTTTCCTTAGTCACCAAGGGAACCAGGGAAGGTTTCGGCTCAATAATAGAATGGCCTAATTGCTGTGCCATTCGGTAGCCATCTCCGGTTGAACCCGTTTGCCTGTAAGACATCCCCCCGGTTGCTATTAGTACCTTTTCTCCTAATACCTGACTGCTATTATCTATCAGTACACCGGTCACATGATTATCCTTTACCAATACTTTCTTAACTTCTGCATTCAGCCTTATTTCTACATTATTTATCTGTAATAATTTATGAAGTGCTTTGATAACATCACTAGATTTGTTTGATGCGGGAAATACTCTGTTCCCCCGTTCTACTTTAGTTTTTACTCCTAAAGAATTTAAAAGCTCTATTAACTGGTAATTATTAAAACTATTAAAGGCGCTGTACAGAAATTTTTTATTGGTAGTAATACTGTTTAAAAAATCATCAATATCACCGTAATTAGTAACATTGCATCGACCTTTACCGGTTATATAGAGTTTTTTACCAAGTTTCTCGTTTTTCTCCAGAAGAATTACCCTAAGACCTTTCTGCGCTGCTGTCGCGGCACCTAACATACCTGCCGGGCCACCGCCTACAACAATCAGGTTGTAAACCAATTTCTACGCCTCCGATTTCTTTAATGTACATAATTATACTCCGAAAACTATTACTGCTGCAAATTATAAAATATCTGATCGGAGACAATGATTTGATTCAATAATAAAAACTTAGTTTACCCCTGCATATCCTTATTAATCTTTTTAAGTTTCTTTTCAATATCACTTACCGGCTTTTTTTCACTAATTTTCTTTTCTATTTGTTGAAGTTCAAAAAATAATTTTTTATCGGACGTTACATGAATTTTATAATCTTTATTTACTGTACTAACCTTGTTATGTACTTCTTCTTTAATGGATTTTAAGCGTAAGCGCTCAAACCCACTTACTTTAATAGCAATAGATATATCTTTATCTAACACTACAGCAGTACTTTCTTCAACACCTTCAATAGTTTGAACAATTTCCTTTACTTTTCGGGCAAGCTCCGGTTTAATTTGCACATGTTTATCAACACTACTATTCTGTAACTGCGGTTGAGGTTTTTGTTGTGGGGAATCTTTCATTCCACAACCGGTTAACAAAACTAACAATATCAATATTATACCAATTTTTCCGATTTTTCTCATCTTCTCACCTTTTCTTTTTACCCTTTGGGCCTGAATAGTAATGAAGCCATAAAGCCAAAAATTATTGCAGCAGATATTCCTGCGCTTGTTACTTCAAAAATCCCTGTAAGTATTCCTACCAGTCCTGTTGTCTCCGCTTCCGCCATAGCCCCGTGAACTAAAGAATTTCCAAAACTGGTGATGGGGACAGTGGCGCCGGCGCCGGCGAAATCAATCAGAGGTTCATAAAGTCCCAGACCATCCAGGACCGCACCTGATACTACTAATGTACTCATAGTATGTGCAGGAGTAAGCTTAACTACGTCCAACAACAACTGGCCAATGACACAAATAAGCCCACCAACTACAAAGGCCCAAAGATAAACTTCCATATTAATCACTCCTATTAATCGACATCTTGATCGTACTCGATGGCAACAGCATGCGCAATGCATGGAATGCTTTCATTTTGCTGAAAAGACAGCGGAGACAGGAGAGCACCCGTGGCAACAATTAATACTTTTTTTAACTCTCCGTTCTTCATCCGGTTTAAAATATGACCATAAGTGACAGTAGCGGAACAACCACAACCGCTCCCACCTGCCATCACCGGTTGATCTTCCCGGTAAATAAGCAGGCCGCAGTCGGTGAAAATTTCTTCAGGTATGTCAATCTCGTGCTTTTTTAAAAGATCAACTGCTATAGTATGACCTACCCTACCTAGATCACCTGTTACTATAAGGTCATAGTCCGAAGGAGAAATTCGGAGATCTCTAAGGTGAGCTTGAATAGTGTCAACCGCAGCAGGAGCCATTGCAGCCCCCATATTAAAAGGGTCTGATATTCCCATATCAACCACTCTTCCAATTGTAGCCGCAATTACTTTAGGCCCTTTTCCTTGGGAACTAAGAACAGCAACACCTGCCCCGGTAACAGTCCACTGGGCAGTAGGAGGCTTTTGAGACCCATATTCTGTGGGATATCTAAATTGTTTTTCTACGGTTGCGTTGTGGCTGGAAGCGCCGCACGCTACGTAATGGGCTGATTTGCTATCTATTAACAGGGAACCCAAAGCTAAACTTTCCATAGAAGATGAACAGGCACCAAATAAGCCCAGGTATGGAACACCCAAAGTTCTGGCAGTAAAACTACTGGTGATAATTTGATTCATCAAGTCGCCGCTAAGAAAAAACTGGATATCCCCTTTCTGCAGCTCTGCCTTATGAATAGCCATTTCGCATGCTTCTTCCAACATCTTTTTTTCAGCTTTTTCATAGGTTGGCTGTCCAACCCATAAATCCCCGTGTAATATATCAAAATCCTCCGCCAAAGGTCCCTCAGCCTCAAAGGGGCCCCCAACGGTGGCTGCAGCCAGTATGGTAGGTTTATTTGGATATACCCAGGTTTGATGTCCTTGAAGCATTTTAAGCCCCTCCTAATAGTGATATTAGTGTCTTAATGAGGGCTACAACAAAGGCAGCAAAAACACCATAAACAATTACAGAACCGGCCAGCTTAAACATATTTCCTCCTACACCCAGTACGAATCCTTCGCTCCGGTGTTCAATAGCTGCTGAAGCAATAGAATTAGCAAACCCGGTAACAGGAACTGCTGTACCTGCACCGGCCCACTGGGCAATGTGGTCGTATACTCCCAGGGAAGTAAGAAGGACTGAAATTATAATCAAAACAGCAACAGTGGGATTTCCTGCTGTTTTCTCTGTAAAATCAAAATTCCAGATAAAAAAATCGGCAATAAGTTGACCAAAAACACAAATACCTCCTCCTACTATAAAAGCTCTAAAACAATTTAAAGCAACAGGACGTTGAGGTTCTCTGGCTTTCGCAAATGCCTGGTATTCTTGTTGGACTGGAGATAACTTTTTCTTTTTCTTATTAGACATTTTTATACACCTCTTATTTTTTTAGCAATGGTTCCAGTTCATCCAGAATTTCTGTCAATTCAAGTGCAGATTCTTGATAAATCTTTTTTGCATTCTTCTTCTTTGTCCCCAGTGCATATAATTCACAGTCTGCCTGACACTTTTTCAAGGTAACATAGAGAAGATCCTTTGTTTTAGGTTTTGGTGTTATAATCGCATCGTTAAATAAATCCACATATAGTTGACCCGCAGAATCTACCTGGGCAATAAATACATTTTCAGGGGCAACCCCAATCTTTTCTAACTCTGTATGCAGCCACTGCCTGTTTAGCCCCATGGCTGTTAGGGGCTCGTCCATCATCACCCCGTCGAGGATAACAGTTTGTGGTACACTCTCGTGTCCAACAGATACCCCCAGGGTTTTAGCCGTAATAGGCTGTTTATCTTTCTTGAGAAGTACACTTACCTCTCCACTGGGTTCCATAATAGCAAATTCTACATCGGCAAAATTAAATACGTTTTTTTTACGCAATTGACTTAATAAATCTTCAGGTGTATAACGTACCTCCATCAACTTATCTTCTAAAACTTTACCATGGTTAACTAAAACTGTTTCCCTGCCCTGAACAATATCTCTAATCATTTTTGATTTTATAGATAAATAATACATACCAATAGGAGCAAAAACCCAAACAGCCAGAGCAATAAGTCCATTAGCCAAAACGTTGACTAAATTCAGTGAAATGGCTGCAGTCAGAACTCCAATTACAATCACCGTAATCAGATCAAAAAATGTCATTCGGGAGGTTTGTCTTTTTCCCATTAATCTAGCAAAAAGCAATACAAGAATAAACAATCCAATAGAACGAAGTAAGATGTTTAACCATTCTGCCATTTTACAATTACTCCTTATAATTTGTTCTAAATAAACTTATCTTCTAAAAACCTTTATATTGAGGTTCTTCAAATTCCAAAACCTTTAACCTGTCTTCGAAATTACTTATAACACGTTCAACTCTTTGAGTGCTTCTCTTATATACATCCTTTACTTCTGTGTTTTTTTCAATTGTAGATAAGATTTCCAAAGTTGCCCGGGCACCTTTAAGACTGGCTAAAGTCTGTTTAACCTGGGAACTAACAGTCATTTTCTTCACCTCTTTCTCTAGTTATTTTGTATTCTTGAACAATTTTATATACCTTAAAAAACCGGATCTTATGACCCGGTTTTAAAGTATATAAAATTTAAAAACCTTTGTATTGAGGTTCCTGGCTGTCCATTTCTTGAACCCTGGATTCCAGACTGTTGACAACAGCTTGTATTTGTTGAGAAGCATTTGTATACAGCTGTTTTGCCCCCTGGTTTTGTGTTTGAAGGGCAAAAGTTTCCAAACTTGCTTGGGCACTCTTAAGGCCGGCCAGTGTTTGTTTAACTTGAGAAGCAACTGTCATAAACTATTCCTCCTTAATTAAATAATAATGTTAAAAGGTATAACTCAAAAACCAATGCTTATAATGCTCCAAAATTACTTTCACAATACAAGTAAATATCTACTCTATCTCCATATGGCTGGAAAGTTAATGGTACCTTTAATACATATATATTTTTTCGTCAATAATAAAAAAGGAGGTGGTTTTTTTGAATAAATTTATCGTCAAAGGGCCTGGAAAAGCTTGTAATGAAATTAATGCCGACAACTTAGACCAGGCTCTTCAGCAAGTGAGACAGAGGTATCCCGAAAAAATGGTAGCAGCTGACGCTTCTGAGGTTATTTATGTTTGTCAGCCAAACGAAGACGAAACTGCTTGCCAAATGAAACTAAAATAATAAATTCGTTCAAAAGAAAGAACCGTCTACTGGACGGTTTTTTCCTTTGATTAAAAACATTAATTAGTAAAATGTACTTTTTTTGCTGATCATAATATGGTAGTATATAGTTATATTTAGTAAATACATATCAGGGGAGCTCCTGTTAGGGGCTGAGAAAGGGCTAGCCAGCACCTGACCCATTGAACCTGCACGGGATAATGCCCGCGAAGGGAATGATTTGCGAAACTGTTTAACGCACCCCTTTATGCAGGGGTGCAGTTTTATTTTTAAGGAGGTTTTTTTAAAATGCTAGAAGATATCAAAATTTCAAGGGCAATTATCGGTCGTTATAGTGAGGATTTAATTAATTCATTGGAATCTGACGTAGCTATAGTCGGAGGGGGGCCATCCGGACTTACAGCCGCATACTATTTAGCCCGTGAGGGCCTAAAAACTGTTGTTTTTGAGCGTAAATTAAGTACCGGTGGTGGTATGTGGGGCGGTGGAATGATGTTTAACCAGATAGTTGTTCAAGATGAGGCTTTATCAATAATGAATGAATTTGGAATTAGGTACAAGATGTTTGAGGAAGGATATTATACCGCTAATTCTGTGGAATCTGTAGCAGCTTTAACCCTTGGCGCTGTTCGGGCCGGAGCCCAAATATTTAATTTAATATCCATGGAAGATATTATGGTACGTGGAAACCAATTTGTAGGACTGGTACTTAATTGGACATCCGTAGACATTGCCCGTTTACATGTAGATCCGCTTTCAGTACAATGCAAAGTGGTACTGGATAGTACAGGACATGAGGCAAAAGTAACTAATAAATTAGTTGAAAAAATGGGAGCTGTTTTAAATACTACTAATGGCAGTTTGGTAGGAGAAAAGCCGATGTGGGCTGAACAAGGAGAAGCAGCTACTGTAGAAAATACCCGTGAGGTCTATCCCGGTGTATTTGTTTCAGGAATGGCAGCAAATGCTACCTGTGGCGGTCACCGGATGGGACCAATTTTTGGTGGAATGCTATTGTCCGGAAAAAAAGCTGCTGATTTGATTATCGAAAAATTAAAAAACAGATAATGTTTAGATAATAATGCAGGGCGATTATGTTAAAACATAACCGCCCTTTGATATGCTCTGTGTATAAATGTACATCCTTTGAAACTAATTCTAATCTTCATCTATTAATATATCATTAAATCTACAGATTCAGACTAAATAAATATTGATATAATCAGGTAAGATAAACCTGCAAGAGTAGCTGTGATGGGTAATGTAATTACCCAAGCAGTTACCATTTTTTGAGCGGTTACCCACTTCACCGAAGATAACCTTTTGGCAGAACCAACACCCATAATAGCAGAAGAAATTACATGAGTAGTACTTACAGGTTGACCCAACATAGTTGCACCGATAATTACTGATGCTGATGTGAAATCTGAGGCAAAACCGCTAATTGGTTGGAGTTTGATAATTTTGGATCCTACTGTTTTAATAATCTTCCAACCACCCATAGATGTACCTAAAGCCATAGCAATCGCACATGAAATTTTGACCCAATAGGGTATATCCATGGTGCTGTGAAGGCCTCCGGCGATTAAGGCAAAGGTAATTATCCCCATTGATTTTTGAGCATCATTAGTTCCGTGACTAAAAGCTTGGAATGAGGCAGTTATAATTTGCATAAATCTAAAGCCCCTATTTACAAAATACGGGTTGGCATTTTTAAAGATAAATCGAAGTATGGACATAATAATATAACCTACAGCAAACGCGAGAAAAGGAGAAACTATTAATGCCTGCAAGATCGATATAAAACCATGAAAGTTAACACCTGAAAATCCGGCAGCTGCAATCACAGATCCGGTGAGAGCACCTATTAAGGCATGAGACGAACTACTGGGAATACCGTAATACCAAGTAATTAAGTTCCAAACAATAGCTGCCACAAGTGCAGCTAAAACGACAACAAGTCCATTATCTAATTTAAAGGGGTCTGCAATTCCTCCCCCAATGGTTTTAGCCACCCCGGTAA comes from Desulfolucanica intricata and encodes:
- a CDS encoding DUF1657 domain-containing protein translates to MTVSSQVKQTLASLKGARATLEILSTIEKNTEVKDVYKRSTQRVERVISNFEDRLKVLEFEEPQYKGF
- a CDS encoding DUF1657 domain-containing protein translates to MTVASQVKQTLAGLKSAQASLETFALQTQNQGAKQLYTNASQQIQAVVNSLESRVQEMDSQEPQYKGF
- a CDS encoding inorganic phosphate transporter is translated as MDSALVLVAIVVIMALSFDFINGFHDTANAIATAVSTKALTPRMAIILASTMNLLGALTFTGVAKTIGGGIADPFKLDNGLVVVLAALVAAIVWNLITWYYGIPSSSSHALIGALTGSVIAAAGFSGVNFHGFISILQALIVSPFLAFAVGYIIMSILRFIFKNANPYFVNRGFRFMQIITASFQAFSHGTNDAQKSMGIITFALIAGGLHSTMDIPYWVKISCAIAMALGTSMGGWKIIKTVGSKIIKLQPISGFASDFTSASVIIGATMLGQPVSTTHVISSAIMGVGSAKRLSSVKWVTAQKMVTAWVITLPITATLAGLSYLIISIFI
- a CDS encoding DUF421 domain-containing protein, producing the protein MAEWLNILLRSIGLFILVLLFARLMGKRQTSRMTFFDLITVIVIGVLTAAISLNLVNVLANGLIALAVWVFAPIGMYYLSIKSKMIRDIVQGRETVLVNHGKVLEDKLMEVRYTPEDLLSQLRKKNVFNFADVEFAIMEPSGEVSVLLKKDKQPITAKTLGVSVGHESVPQTVILDGVMMDEPLTAMGLNRQWLHTELEKIGVAPENVFIAQVDSAGQLYVDLFNDAIITPKPKTKDLLYVTLKKCQADCELYALGTKKKNAKKIYQESALELTEILDELEPLLKK
- a CDS encoding sulfide-dependent adenosine diphosphate thiazole synthase; the encoded protein is MLEDIKISRAIIGRYSEDLINSLESDVAIVGGGPSGLTAAYYLAREGLKTVVFERKLSTGGGMWGGGMMFNQIVVQDEALSIMNEFGIRYKMFEEGYYTANSVESVAALTLGAVRAGAQIFNLISMEDIMVRGNQFVGLVLNWTSVDIARLHVDPLSVQCKVVLDSTGHEAKVTNKLVEKMGAVLNTTNGSLVGEKPMWAEQGEAATVENTREVYPGVFVSGMAANATCGGHRMGPIFGGMLLSGKKAADLIIEKLKNR